The following is a genomic window from Flavobacteriales bacterium.
CGGAAGAGCTGTCCGGCCTGCGGCCGCAGCTACCACCGGGAGGTGGGGTTCTACTACGGGGCCATGTACGTGAGCTACGCTCTGGCAGTGGCCACATTCGTTACCGTCTATGTGGCCGTCATCGTGCTGTTCCCATCGGCGAGCGCCGGCGTGCTCGTGGCCGCCGTGCTGGGCTCCCTCGTGGTGTTGGGGCCCGTGCTCTACGCGTTGAGCAAGATCATCTGGGCCAACCTGTTCTACAGCTACCAGGGGCCGGCCGCAGCTTCGCCCGGGGCCAAGGCAAGTGACCGCTGATCACGGAAGCGGCTCCGCCTCGTTCGGGTCGGCCACGAAATCCATGGCGATCACGACCCACTGGTATGGCAGTTTCTTACCATAGGCACCGATGTCGGTGCAGCCCAACAGCTCCATCTCGTCCATCACCGCCTGGTCCGGGATCCGGTCCTGGATCGGCGGTCCCACCGGGGTCTCGGCGGGCACGAAGTCCACAAGGATCAGCGGTGCCGGGGTCTTCAGCGCCGACCGTACCTGCCGGAGGTAATTGATCCGATCCGGGATGGTCACGTAGGACTTGGCACAGAAGGCCATGTCCGCCTCACCGGGTGTCAATCCGGTCCCTTGCTGCACCAAACGCACTTCCAGCACATCAGGGCTTATCCCTTGGGCCTTGGCGCGTTGCTTGATCTGCTCCACCAGACCGGCATCCTGCTCCATGGCGATCACCCGGGCCCCCGCCTTCACCAGCTCGAACGCGTAGTAGCCATCGCCTGCGAACAGGTTGGCCACCCTGGTGCCCGCCACGTTCGGGATCAGGGTCCAAAGGACCTCGGGCTGCCGCCACGCCGCTTCCTGGGCCCACTGCCCGTTGTCGGCGGTCGATGTGGACGACCGGGAGGCGCTGACGTTCGTGCTTGTGTCAGTCGGCCGGGCGGTCGGTTCGCAGGCGGCCAGAACGAGGAGCAGAGCGGCGGATCCGGCCGCGGTGAGGTGGTTCATGAGCGGTGAGAAGACGCGCAAAAGTAGGGGCAGGCACCGGGCCGGGATCATTTTCCATGGAACGGATGCCCCCGGTTACTTTTGCGGCATGCCTGCGCTGGAGGAGGAGTTGAAGAGCCGGTTCGAGAGTGAGCAGCACAAGGCCCTGCTCAATGTCCTGTTCACGGCGAACTGGTTCAAGGGTGGCCATGCTCCGATCCTTGCCGCGCATGACCTGAGCCTGCAGCAGTACAACATCCTGCGCATCCTGCGCGGGGCGAAGGGCCGGATGAACATGCATCAGGTGAAGTGCAGGATGCTGGACCGGGCGCCGAACGCCACCCGGCTCACGGACAAGCTGATCACCAAGGGTCTGGTGGAGCGGGTCCGATGCGAGGAGGACCGTCGCGTGGTGTACGTGAGCATCACCACCAAGGGCCTGGACTTACTGGAGGAGGTGGACCTTGCCTTGCGTCCCGCGCTGGCCGAGAAGCACGCCCGGCTGTCCAAGGAGGACGCCCACACCCTGAACCGGATCCTCGACGACCTGCGCGGATGAACCCTTCGCGCACCAGCGCGTTCCTTGGTGCCTGAGCCCGTTCCCCATGGACCAGCCCCGTTCCTCCCTTGGCGTGCTTCCGGCCATCAGTGCGCGCTACAGTCCGCGCGCCTTCCTGGATCGACCGGTGACCGGTGACGAGCTCAGCCTGGTGCTGGAGGCCGCGCGATGGGCGCCCAGCAGCATGAACGAGCAACCGTGGCGCTTCCTGGTGACCCGCCGGGGCGAGGAAGGGCACGACCTTCTACTGGACGGCCTGAACCCGAGCAACCGGCTCTGGGCGGACAAGGCGCCGGTGCTGATGCTGGCCATGGCGCACCGCATCCTTCACCGCATCAGTGCCGAGAACCATCACGCGCGGCACGATCTGGGCGTGGCCGTGGGACAGCTGGGCGTGCAGGCGACCTCCATGGGGCTGGGCATGCACCAGCTTGGTGGATTCGACCCGGCAAAGACCCGGCAGGCCTTCGCGATCCCCGATGAACTGGACCTCGTGACCGTGATCGTGCTGGGCTGGCCGGGCCATCCGGACGACCTGCCCGAGCACCTCCAGCAGCGCGAGCGGGCACGCTCGCCACGACGAGATCTCACTGAGCTCGTGCACTACGGCCGGTTCGTTCGCTGAGCTACTTCCTGGCGGGTGGCTGCGGGATGGACCGCGACCACTTCTCCGCACCCTGGGTGTCGAAGGCCTGGATGGTGAGGATGCGCTGTCCCTTCGGGCCGGACACGTTCAGCGTGCAGAAGCCCCGTTCCTGCAACAGGGTGCCTTCCACCTGCAGGGCATTGGACGACGTGGGACCGTAGGTGCCTGACGTGAGCGGAGAGGCGGTCAGGTCCAGGATCCATCGTCCGTCGGGCAGGTCCATCCGGCTCAGTTCAGTGAAATGGCGATCACCGGTGAGGAACACCACGCCCGTGATCCCCTCGCGGTCAATGCGGTCCAGCAGCTCCCGCCGCTCCC
Proteins encoded in this region:
- a CDS encoding DUF983 domain-containing protein, whose product is MKKGQKLYSILRSKCPHCHEGAFFENDNPFAFSKLGEVRKSCPACGRSYHREVGFYYGAMYVSYALAVATFVTVYVAVIVLFPSASAGVLVAAVLGSLVVLGPVLYALSKIIWANLFYSYQGPAAASPGAKASDR
- a CDS encoding class I SAM-dependent methyltransferase, with protein sequence MNHLTAAGSAALLLVLAACEPTARPTDTSTNVSASRSSTSTADNGQWAQEAAWRQPEVLWTLIPNVAGTRVANLFAGDGYYAFELVKAGARVIAMEQDAGLVEQIKQRAKAQGISPDVLEVRLVQQGTGLTPGEADMAFCAKSYVTIPDRINYLRQVRSALKTPAPLILVDFVPAETPVGPPIQDRIPDQAVMDEMELLGCTDIGAYGKKLPYQWVVIAMDFVADPNEAEPLP
- a CDS encoding MarR family transcriptional regulator, encoding MPALEEELKSRFESEQHKALLNVLFTANWFKGGHAPILAAHDLSLQQYNILRILRGAKGRMNMHQVKCRMLDRAPNATRLTDKLITKGLVERVRCEEDRRVVYVSITTKGLDLLEEVDLALRPALAEKHARLSKEDAHTLNRILDDLRG
- a CDS encoding nitroreductase family protein, with protein sequence MDQPRSSLGVLPAISARYSPRAFLDRPVTGDELSLVLEAARWAPSSMNEQPWRFLVTRRGEEGHDLLLDGLNPSNRLWADKAPVLMLAMAHRILHRISAENHHARHDLGVAVGQLGVQATSMGLGMHQLGGFDPAKTRQAFAIPDELDLVTVIVLGWPGHPDDLPEHLQQRERARSPRRDLTELVHYGRFVR